In Candidatus Acidiferrales bacterium, the genomic stretch GCGAGCCGGTGCCAGCGTGGAGCGTGGCGAAGCGCCTGTCACCCGGCTAGCAGGCGCAGTTGCTGAAATGATCAGACCTAAACCGATCCTTCTCCGGCCTGAACAAGAGCGGGACGAACTGGAAACAGAGGCGCTCATGGCAACGAAAATTACGCCCAAAATCGCCAGGGCGACTTCCAGCTACCGGCTACCGTCGCCGACGCTTCTTCGCGCACCGGAGCACACGGGTCGGTTGGAGGAAAACGAGCTAAAGGATCGAGCGCAAACGATCATCTCCAAATGCGAAGAATTTGGGGTAAAAGGCACGGTTACACAAGTAAATCCCGGTCCAGTAGTGACCACTTACGAATTCAAGCCGGAGGCGGGCATCAAATATAGCCGCATTGCCAGTCTCGTCGATGACCTTTGCCTGGCTTTGCGCGCCGAGTCTATTCTTATCGAGCGCTTGCCGGGCAAAGCGACCGTAGGCATCGAGGTTCCCAATCTCCATCGCGAAACCATCTTTCTCCGCGAGATCATTGAGTCTCCTGAGTTCAACCGCTCGTCCTCGAAACTGACGCTTGCTCTTGGCAAGGATTTGACCGGCCACCTCCGCGTCGCTGACCTGGGCTTGATGCCTCACGTGCTGATTGCCGGCTCGACCGGTTCCGGGAAAAGCGTAATGATCAACTCGATGATCTTATCCATGCTTTACAAGGCGACGCCGGAGGAGGTGAAATTCATTCTGGTTGATCCCAAGCGGCTGGAGCTTGGACTCTATGAGGGCGTGCCTCATCTCTTCACGCCCATTGTCACCGATGCGCGGCTGGCGGCGAACGTCCTGCGAAACGCGACGCGAGAGATGGAACGCCGGTTGAAACTCCTGGCGCAGCGTGGGGTAAGAAATATCGAACAATACAATGCCCTGTTCAAAGGCGACCAAACGCTCAGTCTGTTTTCCGATCTGGAAGACGACGAAGAACATGCTCCCCTGCCGTACATTGTCATCGTGATTGATGAGCTGGCCGATCTCATGATGATTGATCAGCCCAACCCGGAAGAGTCCATCACTCGCATCGCGCAGATGGCCCGGGCGGTGGGAATCCATTTAATCCTTTCGACACAACGGCCGTCGGTGGACGTGATCACCGGCCTGATCAAGGCGAATTTTCCGGCGCGCATGTCGTTTCGGGTGGCCACAAAAGTAGACTCGCGCACGATCCTGGATGCCAACGGGGCTGAATCGCTGCTCGGCAACGGCGACCTGCTCTACCTCCCCGCCGGTTCCGCCCGGCTCCACCGGCTCCACGGGCCGTTGGTCACGGAAAGCGAGATCGTACACGTGTGCGACTTCTGGCGGGCCCAGTCCAAACCGCAATACCACGAGGAGTTTTTGAAATTTGCGAAGGATGGAGAAGAAGAGGAAGCAGCCGAGGAGAGTGAAGCTCCTCTCGAGGAATATCACGATGAGCTCTATGACGATGCGGTGCGGGTGGTTTGCGAGATGGGCCGCGCATCCACTTCCACGCTGCAACGGAGGTTACGGATTGGCTACGGCCGCGCCGCGCGGCTCATTGACATGATGGAGCAGGATGGAATCGTTGGCCCTGCCGATGGCACGAAACCTCGCGAAGTCCTCAAGAAGCCGGACTACTACAAAGAATTCGACGAGTCCTTGCACTGAAAGCGGAAAACTCATTTCCGCTTTCTTGACTTCCCTAGAAGCCATCTCTAGAATGCTTTTTTTGTGCAATGCCGGGGTAGCTCAGAGGTAGAGCGCAGCCCTGAAAAGGCTGGCGTCGGCGGTTCGATTCCGTCCCCCGGCACCATCCCTCTCAAACCCAGCCTGTCGGGGCCAAGTCTTCCGCTGGCGGACCTGCGCGGTGCCCAACCTTTGCAAAGCGTCGTAGTGTGACGCGGCCAGTGAAGCATCCCGGCATAAGATTCTTCGTCCGGATGCCATCGGGACTGGGAGTGAGACCACTCACGTCCACCATTTGCGGCGCTTTAAACTGCCGTTCCTTCCGCAATTCTGTCGGTCAATCCTCGTTGTATGAGACGAGCTCGAGGCGGAGACCTCCTGTCTGGATGCCGTCCTTTTTAGCCGCGAGGTACCTCCCTGGGATAGAATTTATTTGCCCATGAATGAGCGGAAGACGATTTGGATCGGGACCTCGGCGTTTACGGCAGCGGGGTGGCCGGGGACATTCTATCCAGCGGAGCTCAAGCCGAGCGACTACCTGAGCTACTACTCCCAGCACTTCGACACGGTGGAAGTGGACAGCACGTTCTATCGCATCCCCAGCGCGACGACGACGCGAAACTGGTACGCCAAGACGCCGCCGGGGTTTGTCTTTGCGGCCAAGGTGCCACAGACCATCACCCACGAGCAGGTCCTGGTGGATTGCGATGACGAAACCAAGAAATTCCTGGCGGCGATGGAGCCCCTCGGGGAGAAGCTGGGGCCGCTGCTACTCCAGTTCCCGTATTTCAACCGGCAGGCCTTTTCCAGTGTGGACGGGTTCTTGGAGCGGCTGGCGCCGTTTTTGAAGAAACTCCCAAAGACCCATCGCTTCGCGGTTGAAATTCGCAATAAAGGCTGGATCGGACCAAAACTCCTCGAGGTGCTACGGGAACGCAGGGTGGCGCTGGGGCTGATAGACCATCCGTGGATGCCACGGCCCGCGGAGTTGCTGGCGCGCATCGACCCCGTCACGAGCGATTTCACCTACATTCGTTGGCTGGGCGACAGGAAAACAATCGAGGAGAGGACAAAGACCTGGGACAAGGTGATTGTAAACCGGCGTAGAGACCTTGAGGAGTGGGTGGAAGCCTGCCGGACGTTCAACCAGCGCAGCATTGCGATCTTTGGCTATGCGAACAACCACTACGCCGGCCATGCGCCGGCGACGGTGCGGCAGTTCTGGGAGTTGTGGCACAAGAGGTGACGCGATTATCCACACGCCGCCGTAGCAAAACAGCGGGAACCACAATCCAGGGACTTGCGGAAGCGGACGACACTGACGGACAGTAACGCCACGCCGATAGTTGCCATCGTCAGCATGTCGGGCCAAAGCACTTCCAAGCCCATGCCCTTCAGGTACACGCTGCGGATGACCAGGAGAAAGTGGCGCAATGGGTCTGGGTAGGAGAGCCACTGAAGAGCCTCAGGCATACTGCTGATCGGAAGGCCGAACCCCGAAAAGACTATCGCGGGCTGGTTGAAGAAAAAGGCCGAAAGCATGGCCTGTTGCTGGGTCGCGGAGACGGTGGAGATGAACAAACCCACGCCCAGAATACAGAGCAAGAAGAGAACCGCACCCAGCATTAGGACCGCAATCTGGCCCCGAAACGGAATGTGAAATCACAGCGTGCCAACCAGCGCTATCAGAGCGGCATCGGCCAGGCCGATCAGAAAGAAGGGGAGGGTTTTCCCCAGGATGAACTCGAGTGGGCGAATCGGGGTGACCATTATTTGTTCGAGCGTGCCGATTTCGCGTTCCCGCACAATGGCGAAGGCTGGGCGAAGTCAAGCTGCGTGAGATGATCCAGGAGCGCGAGCGAAGTGAAAAGGGACCCGAGCGCAGCCCGGGGCCGGAGGGTGCCACCGGCTACCACAGCGCCGAGGTCGAGGTAGCGTAGGGTGGATGCCCCGGCACCATCTCTAGCGAAACTTAAGCCGCAGCTTTTCGAGCTCCTCTTGCGTCCACAGTTTGATCTTGCGTGCGTAAAGACCGTATAGCACGGCGCCCGCTACAAACGCGATTACGTGCGTCCAAACCAACCAGGTCATGATACCTCCAAGAGGCTCGAGGCTGGAGGCTAGATCTCCCAGCTTCTAGCTTCCAATCTCCAGCTTCCAGTTAGTGAGCCAGCCGACCTACGATTGTTCCCGCCCCGAAAGCCAGCACGACCTTGGTGCGGTCCCAGACCTTTCCCCAGAATCCCCTGCGAGCCGCTTTGGCCACACTCTTTACCACTCTCTGACATTCTTCCGCTTCGCGTTGTCGCGCCGCCTTTTCGCTGCCCAGAGCTGCTTCGGCTGTCTTCACCATACCTTGCAATTCGGCGTGCTCGCTTTCCTTGACGGATAACTGACCGCGGAGGTTCTGACACTCTTGCCGTTGCAGGGCTAGTTCGGCCTTATCCGCACGGCAGCCGATGGCGAATAGGGCCAACTGGCGAGTCAGAGGCAAGGGAAAGAACAGGCCCCCGTCTTCTTCGGGCGGCAACGCGGCAAGCCCAAGCGTCTCCTGAATCCTTACCGCGATTTGCCCGACCTCTTCCGAAGCCACGCGCGATTCCTCTTTTTTGCGTTGCTCCGCCACCTTTCCGATGCCCAGGCGGATTTCTTCCTCCCGGCTGCGAAGCTGCTGGATCGCCTTGGCCATATCCTCAATCCGGGCTCGAGATTGATTTGCCAGGCTTAGATAGTTTTGCCAGCGCTGACGATCCTCTTCGTCGTGAGTGGCTCGTTCCCGGGAAAACTCTGCAAGAAGCTGCTCGACCTGTTGTGACTGGTTGCGGTGGCTAATCCTTGCAAAGATCACCACCAAGCCAAACATCGCCACTATGCCCACCACTGCAAGTCCCTTCGCTTTCAATTTTTACCCCCATTCGCTGCCGAACGTATGGCCGGCAATTGGTTCAAGCCATAGAGTCCCGCCACCAGTGTGAAAGGCACCCACCATCGATCCAGGTCCGGAAAAGCGCCGCCCTGAATCGTCAAATAGACGCTCAGACCAACAAATGTCATGATGACAAGAGCGCCGTTAATTCGCGCGCTTGAGGGCGACCCCGGGCCAGTCTCTTGGGAGTAAGCCCGCCGCAGGAATTCCACAGCATCAAATGCAAAGACTTTTCGAATCAGAACGAGCCACAGGAAGAGATTGCTTACCGCCAGATTGACAAACGCCAGCTTCTCCCACATCCTTTGATCCCTCAATCAAACGTATAGTGGCTGAGTCTCGAAAGAACCTCGGCCGGATACTGGGGGCGGCCTCCCCCGTTCCAACGCAACAGGGCCTCTTCAACGGAGTCTTTCGTTGCGTCCATCTTGGCCCGAAGAATTTTGCAACCCGTGTTCAAACCCTCGCGCGGATCACACAGCTCCGTCGGAAATCTCCCGCGGAAGCCGTGCTCCACAGCAACCGGGTACATCACTTGCATAAGCCCGAAACTCGCCGCGAACAGATCAGGGTATCTAGTCCAAAGCAGCTCCGGGTAACGCTGCCGGTAGACCTCGCCATATTGCTGCCAGAAGCGCCGCTCGACCCGGATTGCGTAAGGATTCCAGCCAGACTCCTGCTCCACCACGGCGCAGACGAGGCACGGGTCAAGGTCATAGCGGCTGGCATGTTCTTTCGCTAGTACAACCAGCTCCTTCGGATACGCCATGGTGAAACGTACGCTCCTCTTCAGTTGCTTCCACGAAGCCACCCTACCACTGCGCTCACCATCCCACCGACGATCGCGGCGATCGCGCCCACAAGCCCAGCTTGTCGCTCTGCTTGCCCTTCGACCTGCCGGAGGCGCCGCTCCATGAGCGCCAACTTCCCTGGTTGGCCGTCTCCAATCAGCTCGGTGCGTAGGAAGCGTACTTCCGTCTCGATTCGGGCTAGCCGATCGATCACTCGCTGCTCAAATGTCAAATCCATTTGGTTGATTCCCGGTGGGCTTTTTGAGAGAGTGGGGAAACAGAACCACCTCGGTCGCCGCCGGCCTCCAAGCCAACTAGAATAGTCTGCCTAGAGAGCCACCAAGGCCTCCCAGGAATCCTCCAAGCGCGCGGTCGAACAGGCCCCCACCTCTGCCGGCGAGCTGCGTACCCAGGTTCAAAACCCCAAGGCGACTACCCAGAATGGAGCTGAGCAGGCCAGTATCGATGCCAAACACCCGGCCCAGTCCTTGCAGTGCCTTATCACGCTGCTGTAGGGCAACGTCCGCAAAATTGCCTTCGATTTGCCGGGCTGCCTGACTCTGGCTCCTGGCCCGCTCCCGTCCGAGTTCTTCCAATGTTTCATTGAAACCGGCTGCGTTGCCGGTTCGAGCCACTCGGTTTTTTGCAGCTTGCTGCAGCGCATCGAACACCCCACCCAGCGATTCCAGCGTGGCGCCGCGAATCGCGGCCTGCTGTTCTGGCGCATACCCGGGCTGCGCGAGAATCTTCTCAAACTGGGGCGCCAGCGATGCCCTGCCGCGCTCTCTTTCGGCTGTCTCCTTTTGTGTCAGGCCCCTCAAGAAATCGAGCTCCTGACGTTGCAGCTCAAACTGCTTCTGTCGATCGCCTCGCCCCATAGCTACGTTCCTCCGTCCTGTGCAGATCTGTCTCGGTTGGACAATTGCTTGTAATACGAAAGGAAATTTCGGTTCCCTCGACGGAAGCCGATCGCACGCAAATGTTTTTCGAAGATCCAAAGCTTCCGGGGAACAAAA encodes the following:
- a CDS encoding DNA translocase FtsK is translated as MATKITPKIARATSSYRLPSPTLLRAPEHTGRLEENELKDRAQTIISKCEEFGVKGTVTQVNPGPVVTTYEFKPEAGIKYSRIASLVDDLCLALRAESILIERLPGKATVGIEVPNLHRETIFLREIIESPEFNRSSSKLTLALGKDLTGHLRVADLGLMPHVLIAGSTGSGKSVMINSMILSMLYKATPEEVKFILVDPKRLELGLYEGVPHLFTPIVTDARLAANVLRNATREMERRLKLLAQRGVRNIEQYNALFKGDQTLSLFSDLEDDEEHAPLPYIVIVIDELADLMMIDQPNPEESITRIAQMARAVGIHLILSTQRPSVDVITGLIKANFPARMSFRVATKVDSRTILDANGAESLLGNGDLLYLPAGSARLHRLHGPLVTESEIVHVCDFWRAQSKPQYHEEFLKFAKDGEEEEAAEESEAPLEEYHDELYDDAVRVVCEMGRASTSTLQRRLRIGYGRAARLIDMMEQDGIVGPADGTKPREVLKKPDYYKEFDESLH
- a CDS encoding lytic transglycosylase domain-containing protein, which translates into the protein MAYPKELVVLAKEHASRYDLDPCLVCAVVEQESGWNPYAIRVERRFWQQYGEVYRQRYPELLWTRYPDLFAASFGLMQVMYPVAVEHGFRGRFPTELCDPREGLNTGCKILRAKMDATKDSVEEALLRWNGGGRPQYPAEVLSRLSHYTFD
- a CDS encoding ABC transporter permease — translated: MPFRGQIAVLMLGAVLFLLCILGVGLFISTVSATQQQAMLSAFFFNQPAIVFSGFGLPISSMPEALQWLSYPDPLRHFLLVIRSVYLKGMGLEVLWPDMLTMATIGVALLSVSVVRFRKSLDCGSRCFATAACG
- a CDS encoding DUF72 domain-containing protein — its product is MNERKTIWIGTSAFTAAGWPGTFYPAELKPSDYLSYYSQHFDTVEVDSTFYRIPSATTTRNWYAKTPPGFVFAAKVPQTITHEQVLVDCDDETKKFLAAMEPLGEKLGPLLLQFPYFNRQAFSSVDGFLERLAPFLKKLPKTHRFAVEIRNKGWIGPKLLEVLRERRVALGLIDHPWMPRPAELLARIDPVTSDFTYIRWLGDRKTIEERTKTWDKVIVNRRRDLEEWVEACRTFNQRSIAIFGYANNHYAGHAPATVRQFWELWHKR